The Oryza glaberrima chromosome 5, OglaRS2, whole genome shotgun sequence DNA segment GGTTAACAAGCATCCGAGATATGCAGACGATGGCGGGGCATTCTCAGGCAAAACCTATTAAGTATAAACAACTAACAAAGTAACACTACAGAACTTGGTTCATCACCTCATTGGCATACATGCTAGAGGAGCAAGAAAATGACAGTAGGCATAAACTCATACTGCGACAATATAATTCTCCCAGCTACAACGGTGCATGACCGACGCCAACCGCAACACCAAGGAATTTACCATGTAATTGCGTTTCTACCTACATAGGACAAAGAACTGAAAAACTAGGCATCATTTCCTTACCCGAATACAGTGATCCACTCCTCCCGATCTACCTCCCCTCCTCCGTTCATCTCCTGCTCCATACCAGTCGACACAGGTGCCGGAGTAACAGGCGACTGTGCctcggcggccggaggcggaggcgccggGGTACCagggctcggtggaggcggcaaAGCAAGCACCTCCTTCCGGGGCGGCTCCACGACCCCATCCATGGGGGATCCGGGGGCGGAGGCCCTGCCGCGGGAGCGGTCCCATGACGGggagcggctggcggcggccgcggcggagcgcggggagggggaggaggcgacggggaggaggagttcGGAGGCCGCGGCGTCGGGGGAGaagtccacggcggcggcgcggtcgtcgAGGGTgaagagcggcggtggcggcggcgtcgtggcggcggtgggccccgccgccgaggaggcgaAGCGGGAGGCCGCGCGGTGGGACGGGATCGGGGAGGCGAGGTCCCGGAAGAACGGGgactgccgcgcgccgcctccgcggcgcgaggtggaggcgggggagcgcgaggaggaggcggccatgggcggggcggcgcggcgcgggggtTGAGGGTTTGGACTTCGAGCTGGCGAGTCTCTCTTCCCCTTTCCCACCTGCAACCGACCGagctggagaggaggaggagcgggggtGTTCGTTGCGGGGAGCGGAGCGGATGCCTCTGACTCGAGTCCGGTTGCTTTATTGGGCCACTTCGTATGCTTGCGTGTCTGGCAACTTGCGAGGTCCAGCCCGAATTCTGGCCTAATTATTTCGCTTATGATTATGATTATTGGGGAAATATCTCGTGAAAACGAGTTAAGGGTTAAAAGCTCATGAAaattatacataaaatttttataaagttataaaaatatgttattataatatatatagatatgaaATATGTTCTCATCAAATTTCAAATCCAAACTCTAACTTTattcaaaagaaacaaaaacaacaaattttaaGTGAATAGTGCCATGTTACTATGCGTTcgaaatttatcttttttactcTAATAAAGTTAAGTCTGAACTTGAGAGGTcagaatgtatttcatatctacatatatttctaataatttttttcatgaattatatttgattttcaCGAGTTCCCAACACTTACCTCGTTTTAACCCGATATGTCATCTATGATTAtagaacaaaatttaaattttataacttaattttaaatttaactttttttgtttttctcatcgtagtttattttacaacatttgcttttgaaTTACTAAagagacatatatataaaagttttactaacatatgatttttatttattaataagcaatttgggattaaaaatatgaataagCAAAACAATGGATTAAACATatgaataagcgaaacaacGGGGCTCTTCACCAACGGACATGAAAAGCACTGACCGACAGACTTGTTCAAAGGGCAAGAAATTTCATCGAATTTTGTTGGAACTACTCCTACAATACAATATTTCCATATTTGCAAGAATCTAATTTTGTTGGAACTAGTGCACAAAGTTCCAGCTCTGCAAGAAAGAGATTCAATTCCCAGTAGATATGGACTAGTTGGGAACTTGGGAATACAGAACTTTCACAGCAAGAGGCTTCACCCCAAGGATGTTTGACAAGACAAGTCACCTCTACGCATTTTGTGCTTCCTCTGGACATACGGTACATATGATCCGTTACTTTGAGGAAGGTGATAACCTACTACTTCGAAACTACAGATACTTGTTCATTGTCCCAAAGTAAAATCCACTCGCTGGAATGCGCTAACATGTGGGTAGACTACAATGACATGTGGAGGAAAAGATTACAACCAACGGCAATTTTGAATCAGCCACTCTAGAACTGGATCTTGAAGAATTGCTTCAGAGTTAGCCTGAGAACTGGGTAAAGCATCCCAAGGATTCTGACCTCCTGTTGTGGGACTACAAGCATAAGATACCACCGTCAACTGAACCCGACAATTGGTTTGAATCTTTGAAGGAATCAGTGTGTCTGTAGTCAGGATGAACAAAATAGTGAATTGTTAAGGTTTGGTAGAAAGTGTGAGTGGAAGGTGATTCTCAAACAACCATATGAATATGCAACTTGCATCAATAAATACTGtggttactattttttttaggaaagagTAATGCAAGCTAGTGGGTATTCGTGGGTCCTTCAAATTTCATTAGATAATAAAAGGCAGATGTATTCAAACCAGAAACCATCAGAAATCTAACAAGAAAGAGGTGAAAGTCTGAGGCTGACCATGTCTGAGATGCAGTTCATAGTAAAGACAACTTCCCAGTAACTGAATCTATGTCTGCTTTCCTCCCTGCATCACAAGATCATGATATATTATGTTGTGTGCCACATGATTCTAAAGACATTACTGGTTTACTTGGCTAAGAGGCATCATTTGTTGGTATTTCCAAAATTTGCATAAAGAACCTAAGGACCATCCTCTTTTAAAAGAATTAGCACAAGATAACCGCAAGGCAAACTTCCAAGTCATGGTAAATATTTGTTGCATTAACAAACAAAATAAGAACACTATGAGATGGacttttttttacatgaaaaCTATGAGATAGATTCCAACTCATATATACCGTTCAAACTTCAAACGCACAAATCTGAGACAATTTGCAGCTAAGAGACACAAACGTGACATTCTGAGTGAGAAACCAACCTGGCCCTACTGCAAGAACTGTCTTAGACCCAGCTTGTACCTACATTAAGAATAAGAAATAGCAAGGATCAGggtaaataaaatttttcttttagataatgaaaaacccggcctctacatccagaTGGATGTGCACAGTCACGGGTAAATAAGATTGTCTCctagaaaaaaagaggaaataatGTAGCAATAGTTTCATAGCATAGCTGCCACAATTTATTGGTTATGCTGGAAAGTCACAAATGCTACAAGTATGAAAAATTCCACCCTATGAATAAGAAAGTAGAGTTGTAGAAGCACTATAAACAGACCTGTGTTCGTCCTGCATCAGCGACAACAAATGTTGGGATACCTCGATGTTCTGCGGTTTCCTTAATCCTATTCCTGTAATGCATGATAAGAAAAGGAGTGCTACATCATCATCCAGTAAATATTGTTCAAAGGAACATGTGTGCTAGGCAAAGCAACAGCTTACATTTCCTGCTGATTCTTGCATGTTAAAACAATCTTAGCTTGTCCAAATTGCTCCCACTGTCTCAAAAGACCCCGGTTGCTGCAAACAGATGTATCAGATGAATGGTGATTGGAAAATCTTCAACACTGCTAAGGTCAGGACATAGCTCCTTGATACTGGCACCTATAGACTAGTATTACAAGAGCTATATGAATCCAGTGCAACTCAAACCTCATGGATGCTATGCGATTTTCTTTCatacaaataaaacaaaatatcaaaCTCATGATAACCAAAACATGAACCGATACTTGTAAGCAGTGCCAATACAGTTTTAGATGCATAGGTAAGCAATATGTTTGTACAGATAGTCTACTACATATTTCAATTAGAACTACCTAAGTGAGAAAAATTGCAAACCGCGTTAGCACCTTGCCATCAGTTCTGCATACAGACCAGTTGCTGCatctgcaaacaaaataatgtaGGTTGTAGGTGATTCATAGTACAAGAGATGGAAACATTCAACGATCGGGCAACGAAAATAGgtctatccaaaaaaaaaatgtttgaatattttAGTCGATAGAAGACTTAAACTGGAGCAGCTTTCATTACAATTTGGTTGTTGCTGTTCTGTTGACAATAGTCTACACTTCTAGGATAAGTCAAACAAAAATTAGTTCTATTTGAGCAAAGCACAATAGCCTACACTTCGAggataagtaaaaaaaaaaaaaaggaattgagGAAACAAAAATGCTTCTACTAATGTTCCGAAGTTGAGCTTACGAGCACATTGAGAAGCTATTTTTCCAGCCCGCATCTTGAGGTCCTTACGCACGACCAAAACCTGCAAAAGGAGTGCCAAAACTCAGAACAAAGTTCAGCTCTACAGTTGCGGAATTACACCAGCAGACAGTCCGATATCACACGAGTTCTTTCGAACAATTCCTGGTATATTGAGATGCAATCCAGTA contains these protein-coding regions:
- the LOC127775034 gene encoding uncharacterized protein LOC127775034, yielding MAAPPPRRTPNPERGSRRKGEDPWLAASLRPGNFLPGLAIGFLLGLLVDLTSSWRPQSSPPLAPAAPAPRGSKRTGGSSSAGGGIGGEELKMVLVVRKDLKMRAGKIASQCAHAATGLYAELMASNRGLLRQWEQFGQAKIVLTCKNQQEMNRIKETAEHRGIPTFVVADAGRTQVQAGSKTVLAVGPGRKADIDSVTGKLSLL
- the LOC127775032 gene encoding nuclear pore complex protein NUP35-like; translation: MAASSSRSPASTSRRGGGARQSPFFRDLASPIPSHRAASRFASSAAGPTAATTPPPPPLFTLDDRAAAVDFSPDAAASELLLPVASSPSPRSAAAAASRSPSWDRSRGRASAPGSPMDGVVEPPRKEVLALPPPPSPGTPAPPPPAAEAQSPVTPAPVSTGMEQEMNGGGEVDREEWITVFGFSLKDTNLVIREFEKCGVILRHHSGPRDGNWIHILYLHSYDARKALQKNGVQLSSGVIIGVKPIDPMHRQQLDERFAGNKQGGFMVSLPPKSLVLKGTGASNQLGALPRPYDPKANTNVIRDANRRATGSVAAPAKSLVTNVMDLIFGI